A window from Theropithecus gelada isolate Dixy chromosome 1, Tgel_1.0, whole genome shotgun sequence encodes these proteins:
- the LOC112618736 gene encoding neuroblastoma breakpoint family member 6-like protein, whose amino-acid sequence MAVSPTTCFGPRAETSILETKQYLRSELEKCKQNFRDLTEKFLTSKATAYSLANHLQKYNCEECKDLIKSVLEEELQFQERELAELPRPAARLRIQDPLIQAQAEELTHLRQKIQEGTGVCYLFTQHVKNTVKSFEGLLRNTGIAYYQRQRFCEQMVQGSQLTEILVRKLATENHNGKKNEDRQKLLAPRSELAMKLWFQAALV is encoded by the exons ATGGCCGTATCTCCCACCACTTGTTTTGGTCCAAGGGCAGAAACGAGCATCCTAGAAACCAAACAGTACTTGCGCTCTGAACTGGAAAAATGCAAACAGAACTTCCGAGACCTCACAGAGAAATTCCTGACATCCAAAGCTACTGCCTACTCCCTGGCCAATCACCTGCAGAAATACA ACTGTGAAGAATGCAAAGACCTTATAAAATCTGTGCTGGAGGAGGAGCTGCAGTTTCAGGAGAGGGAGCTGGCCGAATTGCCGAGGCCAGCTGCAAGGCTCCG GATACAGGATCCCTTAATTCAGGCTCAGGCTGAAGAACTGACCCACTTACGACAGAAGATACAGGAAGGGACAGGTGTCTGCTACCTTTTCACCCAGCATGTGAAAAACACAGTCAAGTCTTTTGAGGGCCTTCTCAGGAACACTGGCATTGCCTACTACCAGAGACAGAGATTCTGTGAGCAAATGGTACAAGGAAGCCAGCTGACAGAGATCCTTGTCAGAAAACTGGCCACAG AAAATCACAAtggtaagaaaaatgaagacaggcAAAAGCTACTGGCTCCCAG ATCAGAACTAGCTATGAAGCTGTGGTTCCAGGCTGCCTTGGTTTAA